Proteins encoded within one genomic window of Amycolatopsis nigrescens CSC17Ta-90:
- a CDS encoding aminotransferase class III-fold pyridoxal phosphate-dependent enzyme gives MSMTDERYLRITAGVPRLGDDRLREILRVHFGLTAGGLRPLAGETDQNVRVTDTSGAEYVLKVCPAGDLGAVRFQNALLRQLADHAPELPVPRVVDALAGQDGVVAVPGAPDLVARLLTWLPGTPLAEAGARSAELLTDIGETAGKLAAATVCWRHPEPPAPHYWEFPHAATVLAEALPAVVDPELRAAIALIEAEFVPLLVRLPELPRGVVHHDLNAFNLLVGAGPRRRVAGVIDFGDAQYTARIADLAILCASVMRGQSAPLRVAATLVGAYHRVCPLTESEVDLLYPMLAVRAATVAATAARLDAAGEHGDPRHRSPAAAELVRLLATTPAELGAATLRHACGLPVQAVDWLATHQIEPVLDGQLKPIDLSASSAVFDDADPRDPVALRAAAASAIHATRPAVAVGRYGEPRFTGGGTVSTGVELFADPGVQVSAPLAGTAERCPPGVDLLLRHEPAEGVRFWTVYTGLSTSVSLGDEVTAGQRVGALGQYSQLLVRLATVPVSGWREVPAEVPHADAPVWQALLPDPTPLLGARHAVTAWQPSTGRTLEGRRKHLPHTHPTYFSAPITMVRAKDCRFYDENGRGYLDALNNVTLLGHGHPRLVDAATRQLRRLNTNSRFVYEVLTEYAEALTATLPDGLDVVYFLNSGSEANDLALRMARYLSGREDVVIIDDAYHGYTTTVADVSPSRYKHYGKPDTTHPTPVPDRYRGEYGYDDPEAGAKYARHVTGTFDRLVGEGRPPAAFLYEGLLAGGGQIVLPPGYLAPIHAEARRHRAFTIADEVQVGFGRLGEAFWGFQTQGVLPDFVTMGKAMGNGFPVAALVTTREISEAFDRTGRFFSTYGGNPVACAVGMELLRVLDEERLQDNALTVGQYLRDRLAALAGRHELIGDVRGQGFYSGVEFVLDRATKEPAAAETLIICERLKEEGVLVYPTGPAWNILKLKPPLTFTSAHADELVSALDRVLEAGW, from the coding sequence ATGTCGATGACCGATGAGCGTTACCTGCGGATCACGGCCGGCGTGCCCCGGCTCGGCGACGACCGGCTGCGCGAGATCCTGCGAGTCCACTTCGGACTGACCGCGGGCGGCCTGCGGCCGCTCGCGGGGGAGACCGACCAGAACGTGCGGGTGACGGACACGTCGGGCGCGGAGTACGTGCTCAAGGTGTGCCCGGCCGGTGACCTCGGCGCGGTGCGGTTCCAGAACGCGTTGCTGCGGCAGCTGGCTGACCACGCTCCGGAGCTGCCGGTGCCGCGAGTGGTCGATGCACTGGCGGGGCAGGACGGCGTGGTCGCCGTGCCCGGTGCGCCGGACCTGGTGGCGCGGCTGCTCACCTGGTTGCCGGGCACACCGCTGGCCGAGGCGGGTGCGCGCTCGGCGGAACTTTTGACCGATATCGGGGAGACCGCCGGAAAGCTGGCCGCCGCCACGGTCTGCTGGCGGCATCCGGAGCCACCCGCGCCGCACTACTGGGAGTTCCCGCACGCCGCCACCGTGCTCGCCGAAGCGCTGCCCGCCGTCGTCGACCCGGAGCTGCGCGCGGCGATCGCCCTGATCGAGGCCGAGTTCGTGCCGCTGCTGGTCAGGCTGCCGGAGCTGCCCCGCGGCGTGGTGCACCACGACCTCAACGCGTTCAACCTGCTCGTCGGTGCGGGGCCGCGGCGGCGAGTGGCCGGGGTGATCGACTTCGGCGACGCCCAGTACACCGCGCGCATCGCCGACCTGGCCATCCTCTGCGCCAGTGTGATGCGCGGCCAGTCCGCTCCGCTGCGGGTGGCGGCCACCCTCGTCGGCGCCTACCACCGGGTTTGCCCGCTCACCGAGTCCGAAGTGGACCTGCTGTACCCGATGCTGGCGGTACGGGCGGCCACGGTCGCGGCCACCGCGGCCCGGCTGGACGCCGCCGGTGAGCACGGCGACCCCCGGCACCGCTCCCCGGCCGCGGCGGAGCTGGTGCGGCTGCTGGCCACGACCCCGGCCGAGCTCGGTGCCGCGACCCTCCGGCACGCTTGCGGGCTTCCCGTGCAGGCCGTCGACTGGCTCGCCACCCACCAGATCGAGCCGGTGCTGGACGGGCAGCTGAAGCCGATCGACCTCAGTGCGAGCAGCGCGGTCTTCGACGACGCCGACCCCCGTGACCCGGTCGCGTTGCGGGCCGCCGCGGCGTCGGCGATCCACGCCACCCGTCCGGCGGTGGCCGTCGGCCGCTACGGCGAGCCGAGGTTCACCGGTGGCGGCACGGTCTCCACCGGAGTCGAACTGTTCGCCGATCCGGGAGTGCAGGTCTCGGCGCCGCTGGCGGGCACGGCCGAGCGCTGCCCGCCAGGTGTCGACCTCCTGCTCAGGCACGAGCCAGCCGAGGGGGTCCGCTTCTGGACTGTCTACACCGGACTGTCCACATCGGTCTCGTTGGGAGACGAGGTGACTGCGGGGCAACGGGTCGGTGCGCTCGGCCAGTACTCGCAGCTGCTGGTGCGGCTCGCGACCGTGCCGGTGTCCGGATGGCGCGAAGTCCCCGCCGAGGTACCGCACGCGGACGCGCCGGTGTGGCAGGCTCTGCTGCCCGACCCCACCCCGCTGCTCGGCGCGCGGCACGCCGTGACCGCGTGGCAGCCGTCCACCGGCCGCACCCTGGAGGGCAGGCGGAAACACCTGCCGCACACCCACCCGACCTACTTCAGCGCGCCGATCACCATGGTGCGCGCCAAGGACTGCCGGTTCTACGACGAGAACGGCCGCGGCTACCTGGACGCGCTGAACAACGTGACGCTGCTCGGGCACGGCCACCCCAGGCTGGTCGATGCGGCGACCAGGCAGTTGCGGCGGCTCAACACCAACAGCAGGTTCGTCTACGAAGTGCTCACCGAGTACGCCGAGGCGCTGACCGCGACCCTGCCGGACGGCCTGGACGTGGTGTACTTCCTCAACTCCGGCAGCGAGGCCAACGACCTCGCGCTGCGGATGGCCCGTTACCTCAGCGGACGCGAAGACGTGGTGATCATCGACGATGCCTACCACGGGTACACCACGACCGTGGCCGACGTGAGCCCGTCTAGGTACAAGCACTACGGCAAGCCGGACACCACACATCCGACGCCGGTGCCGGACCGCTACCGCGGCGAGTACGGCTACGACGACCCGGAGGCCGGCGCGAAGTACGCCCGCCATGTCACCGGCACCTTCGACCGGCTCGTCGGCGAAGGACGTCCACCGGCGGCGTTCCTGTATGAGGGCTTGCTGGCCGGTGGGGGACAGATCGTGCTGCCGCCCGGCTACCTCGCGCCGATCCACGCCGAAGCACGCCGGCACCGGGCGTTCACCATCGCCGACGAGGTGCAGGTCGGGTTCGGCCGGCTCGGCGAGGCGTTCTGGGGCTTCCAGACCCAGGGCGTGCTGCCCGACTTCGTGACCATGGGCAAGGCGATGGGCAACGGGTTCCCGGTGGCGGCACTGGTCACCACCAGGGAGATCTCCGAGGCGTTCGACCGCACCGGCAGGTTCTTCTCCACCTACGGCGGCAACCCGGTCGCCTGCGCGGTCGGCATGGAACTGCTCCGGGTGCTGGACGAAGAACGCTTGCAGGACAACGCGTTGACCGTCGGGCAGTACCTGCGTGACCGGCTCGCCGCACTGGCCGGCCGGCACGAGCTGATCGGCGACGTGCGCGGCCAGGGCTTCTACAGCGGGGTCGAGTTCGTTCTCGACCGCGCCACCAAGGAGCCCGCCGCGGCCGAGACGCTGATCATCTGTGAACGACTGAAGGAGGAAGGTGTGCTGGTGTATCCGACCGGGCCGGCTTGGAACATCCTCAAGCTGAAACCCCCGTTGACGTTCACCAGTGCGCACGCGGACGAGCTGGTTTCGGCGTTGGACCGGGTACTGGAAGCGGGGTGGTGA
- a CDS encoding amidohydrolase — MTADLVLRGGRVVTADEQFTIASAVAVAGDRIIAVGEDDAVSALAGPETRVIELDGRAVLPGVNDAHLHLAMFGQSRRHADLTGVGSVAELHEALRAEGQRRQDGDWLIGEGWREANIAEFGPDGPGPHREALDAVTGERPAVLHHASRHSVLVNTAALRVAGIHRNTPDPVGGSIVRDADGEPTGMLLESAGILVTRYAPVPSRQERLDAIVDGMRVLNTMGVTSVTDPIVWPELLRDYIVLHQQGRLTVRVNALLHWDWPSPSTSLERLTTVLDHAGVATGLGDDWLRVGGVKLFADGVPSHGTAWLHQPYPNGGYGHLVTPGADDDERYRELLDLIETAHRHRLQVQIHVTGDRAADAAVDGIIRAQQRDPWPQARHALIHGTLLDPDTPRRLAEHRIGVITSSLMKSYSGATITAAVGADRWARAFPAGALLAAGVPVADSSDAPVCFPDWRRGLATFVGAAPNSFAEVPAELRLTREQAIRLWTSDPAYFEHAEHRKGALTPGRLADLLVLDRDPTTAADHELAGLSPQLTIVGGRTVFEAD, encoded by the coding sequence ATGACAGCGGACCTGGTGCTGCGCGGCGGCCGGGTGGTGACGGCTGACGAGCAGTTCACGATCGCCTCGGCGGTGGCGGTCGCCGGAGACCGGATCATCGCAGTCGGCGAGGACGACGCGGTTTCCGCACTGGCCGGGCCGGAAACCCGGGTGATCGAGCTGGACGGCCGCGCGGTGCTCCCCGGGGTCAACGACGCGCACTTGCACCTGGCCATGTTCGGGCAGTCCCGGCGCCACGCCGATCTCACCGGAGTCGGCTCGGTGGCGGAACTGCACGAAGCGCTGCGCGCCGAAGGGCAGCGCCGCCAGGACGGGGACTGGCTGATCGGGGAAGGCTGGCGGGAGGCGAACATCGCCGAGTTCGGCCCGGACGGCCCCGGCCCGCACCGCGAGGCGCTCGACGCGGTCACCGGCGAGCGCCCGGCCGTGCTGCATCACGCGTCCCGGCACTCGGTGCTGGTGAACACCGCCGCGTTGCGGGTGGCCGGCATCCACCGGAACACCCCGGACCCGGTCGGCGGCAGCATCGTGCGCGACGCCGACGGCGAACCGACCGGCATGCTGCTGGAGTCCGCCGGCATCCTGGTCACCCGGTACGCACCGGTGCCGAGCAGGCAGGAGCGGCTGGACGCGATCGTGGACGGCATGCGGGTGCTGAACACGATGGGCGTCACCAGCGTGACCGACCCGATCGTGTGGCCGGAACTGCTCCGGGACTACATCGTGCTGCACCAGCAGGGCAGGCTCACGGTGCGGGTCAACGCCCTGCTGCACTGGGACTGGCCATCCCCGTCCACCTCGCTGGAGCGGTTGACCACGGTGCTCGACCACGCCGGGGTGGCCACCGGACTCGGCGACGATTGGCTGCGGGTCGGCGGGGTGAAGCTGTTCGCCGACGGGGTGCCCAGCCACGGCACGGCCTGGCTGCACCAGCCCTATCCGAACGGCGGCTACGGCCACCTCGTCACCCCCGGCGCGGACGACGACGAGCGGTACCGCGAACTGCTCGACCTGATCGAGACCGCGCACCGGCACCGGCTCCAGGTGCAGATCCACGTGACCGGCGACCGGGCCGCCGACGCGGCCGTGGACGGGATCATCCGCGCCCAGCAACGGGATCCGTGGCCGCAGGCCCGGCACGCCCTGATCCACGGCACGCTGCTGGACCCGGACACCCCGCGCCGCCTCGCCGAGCACCGCATCGGCGTGATCACCAGTTCGCTGATGAAGTCCTACAGCGGCGCGACGATCACCGCGGCGGTCGGCGCGGACCGGTGGGCCCGCGCGTTCCCGGCCGGTGCGCTGCTGGCCGCGGGGGTGCCGGTAGCGGACAGCTCGGACGCGCCGGTCTGCTTCCCGGACTGGCGGCGCGGCCTTGCCACCTTCGTCGGCGCGGCGCCGAACTCGTTCGCCGAGGTGCCGGCCGAACTGCGGCTCACCCGTGAACAGGCGATCCGGCTGTGGACCAGCGACCCGGCGTACTTCGAGCACGCCGAGCACCGCAAGGGCGCGCTGACCCCCGGCCGACTGGCGGACCTGCTGGTGCTGGACCGCGACCCCACCACCGCGGCGGACCACGAACTGGCCGGGCTCAGCCCGCAGCTGACCATCGTCGGCGGCCGCACCGTGTTCGAAGCGGACTGA
- a CDS encoding NADase-type glycan-binding domain-containing protein — translation MRSCPACGTLVGDTDEFCGNCGTYLGWSRPKEAEPAPPEPEGEPAPVQPARPVAPRPVRTAPVAAPVAEGTPCKVCGTPNPPGRNFCRHCAAPLTETAAAVALPWWKRLRLPRWRGGSGRLGRRLVLLVVLFALVIAGIALYPLGKEAFQDILDKTSKATPVGPSAMAVSAEVPGHPATAAIDGVSNQYWGAPGPGAWIEFSFDRPFRLLNVVVHTGASAQPEEFAKQARPTALDLVVTSSDGTVRTVPVPLLDQPGPQEVDTGISDVVRIRVVEVAVGGTGANRDVALGELEFFQRS, via the coding sequence ATGCGATCATGCCCCGCCTGCGGCACTCTCGTCGGCGACACCGACGAGTTCTGCGGCAACTGCGGAACCTATCTCGGCTGGAGCCGGCCGAAAGAGGCCGAACCCGCACCACCGGAACCGGAGGGCGAGCCCGCCCCGGTGCAGCCGGCGAGGCCGGTCGCGCCGCGGCCGGTCCGGACCGCCCCGGTGGCCGCACCCGTGGCAGAGGGGACGCCCTGCAAGGTCTGCGGCACGCCCAATCCGCCGGGGCGGAACTTCTGCCGGCACTGTGCCGCTCCGCTGACCGAGACCGCCGCGGCCGTCGCTCTGCCGTGGTGGAAGCGGCTCCGGCTACCTCGGTGGCGTGGCGGGTCCGGCCGGCTCGGACGCCGCCTGGTGCTGCTCGTCGTGCTGTTCGCGCTGGTGATCGCCGGAATAGCCCTGTACCCGCTGGGGAAGGAGGCGTTCCAGGACATCCTCGACAAGACCTCGAAGGCGACCCCGGTCGGCCCTTCGGCGATGGCGGTCAGCGCCGAGGTACCGGGGCATCCGGCCACCGCCGCGATCGACGGGGTGAGCAACCAGTACTGGGGCGCGCCGGGGCCGGGTGCCTGGATCGAGTTCAGCTTCGACCGCCCGTTCCGGCTGCTGAACGTGGTGGTGCACACCGGGGCGTCGGCGCAGCCGGAGGAGTTCGCCAAGCAGGCCAGGCCCACCGCACTGGATCTGGTGGTCACCAGCTCGGACGGCACGGTCCGCACGGTGCCGGTCCCCCTGCTGGACCAGCCGGGGCCGCAGGAGGTCGACACCGGGATCAGCGACGTGGTGCGGATCCGGGTCGTCGAGGTCGCGGTCGGCGGCACCGGCGCGAACCGGGACGTCGCACTCGGGGAGCTGGAGTTCTTCCAGCGCTCCTGA
- a CDS encoding phage tail protein → MSRAALPGLPSRYPLGERLPGLYAGDDFAQRFTSGLDVVLAPILSTLDNLAGYLDPRLAPEDFVAWLGSWVATGLDPAWPRPLRREVVRRAVELHRWRGTGRGLVTRLRLCAGVHARVLDGAGATWSRQPGSALPGEPVTEVVVQVWPDGGPVDRERVERLVASACPVHIRCRVEVLAGPPGENGS, encoded by the coding sequence ATGAGTAGGGCCGCGCTGCCCGGGCTGCCGAGCCGGTATCCGCTCGGCGAACGGCTGCCCGGCCTGTACGCCGGGGACGACTTCGCCCAGCGGTTCACCTCCGGGCTGGACGTGGTGCTCGCCCCGATTCTGTCTACTTTGGACAACCTGGCCGGCTACCTGGACCCCCGGCTGGCCCCGGAGGACTTCGTCGCCTGGCTCGGCTCCTGGGTGGCCACCGGACTGGACCCCGCCTGGCCGCGGCCGCTGCGCCGGGAGGTGGTGCGCCGGGCGGTCGAGCTGCACCGCTGGCGCGGCACCGGCCGTGGGCTGGTCACGCGGCTGCGGCTGTGCGCGGGAGTGCACGCGCGGGTGCTTGACGGGGCCGGCGCCACCTGGTCCCGCCAGCCCGGTAGCGCCCTGCCCGGCGAGCCGGTGACCGAGGTGGTGGTGCAGGTCTGGCCCGACGGCGGCCCGGTCGACCGGGAGCGGGTCGAGCGGCTGGTCGCCTCGGCCTGCCCGGTGCACATCCGCTGCCGGGTGGAGGTACTGGCGGGACCGCCGGGAGAGAACGGGAGCTAG